Proteins encoded together in one Chitinophaga sp. LS1 window:
- a CDS encoding TonB-dependent receptor, translated as MRYKPLGKLCFLLFISCLLTTAALAQRTISGMVKDASDSSGLPGVNITVPGTTSGTITDAKGHFSLQVPESAKSLTFSFMGYTQQTITIGTQITFAVSLQSTSKGLGEVVVVGYGTQNRRDVTGTISSIKGSDIKNLPVSDAAQAIQGKVPGVDIVRSDGSPGTEPSIRIRGTGTINNAEPLIIIDGVPATGMSDVSPNDIASMEILKDASSSAIYGTRAANGVVIITTKRGGYGEKTHATVNVYKGTSNARRYIPLLTAPELVQLKQERYTNDGVAINSLWQDPYYAVQRTDWQRALIGTGSTTNADVNLRGGSAVSNYLFSAGYYDEKGMIENTFFKRYSFRINSEHKLGSRVKVGENLQLTYRNAKGFDTYSSQTGLIFSALRFNPAIPVRNDDGSYGTAKASNELGDINNPVFTVENIDAWSKTYRVLASVYGEVQIIDGLSLRVNGGYDGNIYQQYSFTPAILDQTRVSANADLWQRTESNGTALGEAFLTYNKTFNNVHQVTMTGGYSIQKTQGNYFRAERWGYTDESADQRVLDNGTTVYNASGNYNPESAIASGFLRAFYGYKGKYLFTGTFRADGSSRFPKNQRWGYFPAFSLGWRVSDEAFFKDNVGFMSNLKITGGWGQLGNQNVTDYQYLAIITKDRKYSFGGNATTGIWNSSLANPNITWEKAEMTNISAEMGFFKNALNATVTWFNKNTRDMLVPYPELDVHGTSTIPDQNIGQMSNKGWEIELSYRGGKQAVHYNVGVNASFIKNRVTRLYSGTYISSTPYGRQAQEISRTYEGQPIASFYGWKTNGIYQNQTAIDNDANVANDNNRADIKPGDVRFVDINGDGKIDENDRTNLGDPNPRMTYGIQAGIEYKGFDLSANFAGVAGVKLYNADRMQGLDPTYSYNMYAEAMGRWHGEGTSNSMPRMSLVDANQNARTSDRFVESGNYFSLRNITLGYTIPSHVWGKSGISDIRIYATGQNVFMITKYKGLNPELGYASASGGDGNLMRGVDVATYPQARVFTFGATMNF; from the coding sequence CAGGTCCCTGAATCCGCAAAAAGTCTGACTTTCTCGTTTATGGGTTATACCCAGCAAACAATCACTATCGGCACCCAGATCACGTTTGCTGTATCACTGCAATCCACTTCCAAAGGCCTGGGTGAAGTAGTTGTAGTCGGTTATGGTACACAAAACCGTCGCGATGTAACAGGTACCATATCGTCCATCAAAGGTTCCGATATCAAAAACCTGCCTGTCAGCGACGCCGCACAGGCTATACAGGGTAAAGTACCCGGTGTAGACATTGTGCGTTCCGATGGTTCCCCAGGTACTGAACCGAGTATTCGTATCCGGGGTACAGGTACTATCAACAATGCGGAACCACTTATTATTATAGATGGTGTGCCCGCTACCGGCATGAGCGATGTGAGTCCGAATGACATCGCCTCTATGGAAATCCTGAAAGACGCTTCCAGCTCCGCTATCTACGGTACCCGCGCTGCAAACGGTGTGGTGATCATCACCACGAAGAGAGGAGGCTATGGCGAGAAAACCCACGCTACCGTGAATGTTTATAAAGGTACTTCCAACGCACGCCGTTACATTCCATTACTCACCGCTCCTGAACTCGTACAGCTGAAACAGGAACGTTATACCAACGATGGTGTGGCCATCAACTCCCTTTGGCAGGATCCTTACTATGCGGTACAGCGTACCGACTGGCAAAGAGCACTGATCGGCACCGGTTCCACTACGAATGCAGATGTGAACCTGCGTGGCGGTAGCGCTGTTTCAAACTACCTTTTCAGCGCTGGTTATTACGATGAAAAAGGGATGATCGAAAATACCTTCTTCAAGCGTTATAGTTTCCGTATTAACTCCGAACATAAACTCGGTAGTCGTGTGAAAGTAGGAGAGAACCTTCAGCTTACTTACCGCAATGCCAAAGGCTTTGATACGTATTCTTCGCAAACAGGTCTGATCTTCAGCGCACTTCGCTTTAACCCTGCTATTCCTGTAAGAAACGATGATGGCAGCTATGGTACAGCGAAGGCCAGCAACGAGCTGGGGGACATTAACAACCCTGTATTCACTGTTGAAAATATCGATGCCTGGAGCAAGACCTATCGTGTACTCGCCAGTGTTTATGGTGAAGTACAGATCATAGATGGCCTCTCCTTACGTGTGAACGGCGGTTACGATGGCAACATCTACCAGCAATATAGCTTCACCCCTGCCATTCTCGATCAGACCCGCGTGAGCGCAAACGCTGACCTGTGGCAACGTACCGAATCCAATGGTACCGCATTGGGCGAAGCCTTCCTGACGTACAACAAGACTTTCAATAACGTTCACCAGGTGACAATGACTGGTGGTTACTCTATTCAAAAAACACAGGGCAACTACTTCCGTGCAGAGCGCTGGGGTTATACCGACGAATCCGCGGATCAGCGTGTGCTTGACAACGGTACTACTGTATACAATGCTTCCGGTAACTACAATCCGGAGAGCGCCATTGCCTCCGGCTTCCTGCGTGCGTTCTATGGTTATAAAGGTAAATACCTCTTCACCGGTACTTTCCGTGCTGATGGTTCCAGCCGTTTCCCGAAAAACCAGCGCTGGGGTTATTTCCCGGCTTTCTCACTGGGGTGGCGCGTGAGCGATGAAGCTTTCTTCAAAGACAACGTCGGCTTCATGAGCAACCTGAAAATCACCGGTGGCTGGGGGCAGTTGGGTAACCAGAACGTAACCGACTACCAATACCTCGCGATAATAACCAAGGACCGTAAATACTCCTTCGGTGGTAATGCTACAACAGGTATCTGGAACAGTTCTCTCGCCAACCCTAACATTACCTGGGAAAAGGCAGAGATGACCAATATCAGCGCCGAAATGGGCTTCTTTAAAAACGCCCTGAATGCCACTGTGACCTGGTTCAACAAGAATACCCGCGACATGCTGGTACCTTATCCTGAACTGGATGTACATGGTACAAGTACAATTCCTGATCAGAACATTGGTCAGATGAGCAACAAAGGATGGGAAATTGAATTGAGCTACCGTGGTGGCAAACAGGCCGTGCATTATAATGTAGGTGTGAATGCATCCTTCATTAAGAACCGCGTGACCCGTCTGTACTCCGGTACCTATATCAGCTCTACGCCTTATGGCCGTCAGGCACAGGAAATTTCCCGTACCTACGAAGGACAGCCGATTGCTTCCTTTTATGGCTGGAAGACGAATGGTATCTATCAGAACCAGACTGCTATTGACAACGATGCGAATGTGGCGAATGATAATAACAGGGCCGATATCAAACCCGGTGATGTACGTTTCGTAGATATCAACGGTGATGGCAAGATCGACGAAAATGACCGCACTAACCTGGGTGATCCTAACCCACGTATGACTTACGGAATACAAGCTGGTATTGAATATAAAGGCTTTGATCTGAGTGCAAACTTTGCAGGTGTAGCAGGTGTGAAACTGTATAATGCTGACAGAATGCAAGGGCTGGATCCTACCTACTCATACAACATGTATGCAGAAGCAATGGGCCGCTGGCATGGTGAAGGTACCAGCAACAGTATGCCACGCATGTCTCTTGTAGATGCCAATCAGAACGCACGTACATCAGATCGTTTTGTAGAAAGTGGTAATTATTTCTCTCTGAGAAATATCACCCTCGGCTATACGATTCCTTCTCATGTATGGGGCAAATCAGGGATTTCTGATATCAGGATCTATGCTACTGGTCAGAATGTGTTCATGATCACCAAATACAAAGGACTGAATCCTGAGCTGGGTTATGCTTCCGCTTCAGGTGGAGATGGTAACCTCATGCGCGGTGTAGACGTGGCTACTTACCCACAGGCCCGTGTATTCACTTTTGGTGCAACCATGAATTTCTAA
- a CDS encoding RagB/SusD family nutrient uptake outer membrane protein, with translation MKRMKYLLLCVPAFFACNKELDVEKKGSYTTANYWRNQSDAVDGITGIYNILLEEDFTGFGEFVYDNCSDDQYRAGDHPELADLEAFTYDASNAAVKAPWKWKYEMLNRSNSALLYIPDITSIDTDIKNRCLGEAHFFRAYAYWRLALIYGDVPMIMEEDIKNGTYNKAKSTIDEVHAQIEADLKAAAILLPESYDASQAGRVSKGTAWGLLAKLYLYENDFANTILYGDSVITNSNYALQSTYAANFTPATSNNSEMLFNVQTLDGWGYSDFITYHAPRAWGGWDFFEPVQGLLDEFEVGDPRKDVCIMKPGDVINIGTGNATYTASLSSTGYHYNKFCAWTSTGGLNYSFKYPLMRTSDIYLCVAEAKIRQTGTGAGDAEINAIRSRVGLTSVSNAGMTALMHERRVELCGENERHQDLMRWDKAGIIDITTIYNQPKLTSSGAVIQAARTFTRPKNYYFPLPQSEIDKSNGVLVQNSNF, from the coding sequence ATGAAACGAATGAAATATTTGCTGCTGTGTGTACCTGCGTTCTTTGCCTGTAACAAGGAATTGGATGTAGAGAAAAAAGGTAGCTATACAACGGCCAACTACTGGCGCAATCAATCTGACGCAGTAGATGGCATCACTGGTATCTATAATATTTTACTGGAAGAAGACTTTACGGGCTTTGGTGAGTTTGTATACGACAACTGTTCTGACGATCAGTATCGTGCGGGGGATCATCCTGAACTGGCAGACCTTGAAGCCTTTACATACGATGCTTCCAATGCTGCTGTGAAAGCACCCTGGAAGTGGAAGTACGAAATGCTGAACAGATCAAACAGTGCCCTGCTGTATATTCCAGATATTACCAGTATTGATACAGATATCAAAAACCGTTGTTTAGGTGAAGCGCATTTCTTCCGTGCATACGCTTACTGGCGCCTTGCTTTGATCTATGGTGATGTACCTATGATCATGGAAGAAGATATCAAAAACGGTACTTACAATAAGGCAAAATCTACTATCGACGAAGTGCATGCACAGATCGAAGCAGACCTGAAAGCAGCGGCGATCTTATTGCCTGAGAGTTACGATGCATCGCAGGCAGGTCGGGTGAGCAAAGGTACGGCATGGGGTTTACTGGCAAAACTGTATCTCTATGAGAATGATTTTGCAAATACTATTTTGTATGGTGATAGCGTGATCACAAATTCAAATTACGCCTTGCAGTCTACCTATGCGGCGAACTTTACACCTGCTACCAGCAATAACAGTGAGATGTTGTTTAACGTACAGACACTGGATGGATGGGGGTATTCTGACTTCATCACTTATCATGCACCACGTGCATGGGGCGGATGGGATTTCTTTGAGCCCGTGCAGGGATTACTGGATGAATTTGAAGTGGGTGATCCACGAAAGGATGTATGTATTATGAAGCCGGGAGATGTGATAAATATTGGTACAGGTAATGCCACTTATACTGCATCTTTGTCATCAACAGGGTATCATTATAACAAGTTCTGCGCATGGACGAGCACAGGTGGTTTGAACTATTCTTTCAAATATCCTTTGATGCGTACATCAGACATTTATTTGTGTGTGGCAGAAGCAAAGATCCGTCAGACCGGCACTGGTGCCGGTGATGCGGAAATCAATGCAATTCGTAGCCGGGTAGGTTTAACAAGCGTATCCAATGCAGGTATGACTGCGTTAATGCATGAGAGAAGGGTAGAGCTGTGTGGAGAGAATGAACGTCACCAGGATCTGATGCGTTGGGATAAGGCGGGTATCATTGATATCACGACAATTTACAATCAGCCTAAGTTAACGTCTTCTGGAGCTGTGATTCAGGCAGCGCGTACATTTACAAGACCTAAGAATTACTATTTCCCATTACCACAATCAGAGATTGATAAGAGTAATGGTGTGCTGGTACAGAATTCAAATTTTTAA
- a CDS encoding alpha-L-arabinofuranosidase C-terminal domain-containing protein, whose amino-acid sequence MRYKLHRCLTALLLSGTISVAQTLTVKVNTPQHTVQPTMWGIFFEDINFSADGGIYAELVKNRSFEFAQPLQGWKVIKEANNGKVLIVNRAPENAANPRYAHITVAGNFGLFNEGFRGMGFKKGETYNFSVLAGNTNGDLTIKVVLLNDKGAPIGTATIGTPGKDWKNYAASITASETVSKGGLQVFFEGNGTIDADMLSLFPANTWKQRPGGLRTDLVQLLADLHPGFVRFPGGCIVEGKDLVNRYQWKKTVGPIEERTLIVNRWNTEFPYRAPGDYYQSYGLGFFEYFQLSEDIGAEPLPILNCGMACQFNTGEVAADDDVPAYIQDALDLIEFANAGTDTKWGKLRADMGHPRPFNLKMIGVGNEQWDSQYIARYKMWETVLKTKHPEIKLVSSVGPSPDDERFHYGWSQLKGSKADLVDEHYYMAPDWFLQNASRYDNYDRKAPHIFAGEYAAHIRDKEKDQPESRNTWGSALAEAAFMTGLERNADVVNMASYAPLLAHVDAWQWRPDLIWFDNLRSIGTPNYYVQKLFANYKGTNTVPVTENGKALTGQDSIYGSATIDAAKHQLLLKVVNASSAARPYKIQLDGATTTKEAALQQILTATDKLAINTLDQPSLVAPLQQKLTVTKNSASVTLQPASVNVFVIPYK is encoded by the coding sequence ATGCGATACAAACTTCATCGCTGTCTTACAGCGCTATTATTGTCCGGAACAATTTCCGTGGCTCAGACGCTTACCGTCAAAGTAAACACACCGCAACACACTGTTCAACCCACCATGTGGGGGATCTTTTTCGAAGACATTAACTTCTCGGCAGACGGCGGCATTTATGCTGAACTGGTCAAAAACCGCTCGTTTGAATTTGCCCAGCCTTTACAGGGATGGAAAGTGATCAAAGAAGCCAATAACGGCAAAGTCCTGATCGTAAACCGTGCCCCTGAAAATGCAGCCAATCCACGCTATGCTCACATTACTGTTGCTGGCAACTTCGGCCTTTTCAATGAAGGTTTCCGTGGCATGGGCTTTAAAAAAGGAGAAACGTACAACTTCTCTGTGCTGGCTGGTAATACTAATGGCGACCTTACAATTAAGGTAGTCCTCCTCAATGACAAAGGTGCTCCTATTGGCACTGCTACTATAGGCACTCCCGGTAAAGACTGGAAAAACTACGCTGCAAGCATTACAGCCAGTGAAACCGTGTCCAAAGGCGGGCTGCAGGTTTTCTTCGAAGGCAACGGCACCATAGATGCGGATATGCTCTCCCTCTTCCCGGCTAATACCTGGAAACAGCGTCCCGGTGGTCTCCGTACCGATCTGGTACAACTGCTGGCTGACCTCCATCCCGGTTTTGTCCGTTTCCCCGGTGGCTGTATCGTGGAAGGTAAGGACCTGGTGAACCGTTACCAATGGAAAAAGACAGTAGGACCTATCGAAGAACGTACCCTGATCGTGAACCGCTGGAATACAGAATTCCCATACCGCGCTCCGGGTGATTACTATCAAAGCTATGGGCTTGGGTTCTTTGAATACTTCCAGCTTTCTGAGGACATCGGCGCCGAGCCACTGCCTATTCTGAACTGCGGCATGGCCTGTCAGTTCAATACCGGCGAAGTGGCGGCAGATGACGATGTACCTGCTTATATCCAGGACGCCCTTGACCTGATCGAATTTGCCAATGCCGGCACCGATACAAAGTGGGGAAAACTGAGGGCCGATATGGGGCATCCCAGGCCTTTTAACCTGAAAATGATCGGGGTGGGTAATGAACAATGGGATAGCCAGTACATAGCCCGTTATAAAATGTGGGAAACCGTGCTGAAGACCAAACACCCTGAGATCAAACTGGTATCCAGTGTAGGCCCGTCTCCGGACGATGAGCGTTTTCATTATGGCTGGTCCCAGCTGAAAGGTTCCAAAGCAGACCTGGTAGACGAACATTATTATATGGCGCCAGACTGGTTCCTGCAGAATGCTTCCCGCTACGATAATTACGATCGTAAAGCGCCCCATATCTTTGCAGGGGAATATGCAGCCCACATCAGGGATAAGGAGAAAGACCAGCCTGAAAGCCGCAATACCTGGGGTAGTGCCCTGGCAGAAGCAGCATTTATGACCGGTCTTGAAAGAAATGCGGATGTGGTGAACATGGCTTCCTACGCACCGCTGCTGGCTCACGTGGACGCATGGCAATGGCGCCCTGACCTGATCTGGTTCGACAACCTGCGATCTATAGGTACGCCCAATTATTACGTACAGAAGCTATTTGCCAACTACAAAGGCACCAACACTGTTCCTGTTACAGAAAATGGGAAGGCCCTCACTGGGCAGGACAGCATCTACGGCAGTGCTACCATTGACGCAGCTAAACACCAGCTGTTGCTGAAAGTGGTGAATGCTTCCTCAGCTGCCCGTCCTTATAAGATCCAGCTGGATGGTGCTACGACCACCAAAGAGGCAGCCTTACAACAGATCCTTACCGCGACGGACAAACTGGCTATCAATACTTTGGACCAACCGTCACTGGTAGCTCCGTTGCAGCAAAAGCTGACTGTTACAAAAAACAGTGCCAGCGTAACCCTGCAACCGGCCTCTGTGAACGTTTTCGTGATCCCATACAAGTAA
- a CDS encoding TolC family protein has product MFNKLIIFCFFVCKCAPIQAQDSLPRWSLQTCLDYAKTHNITLNSLRLSRSISEQDLLLSRSAVLPGVSASLAPAVTYSKVTDSNGDLRSRVTTSGTTAASASVTLYNGGYLRNDIKQKQLLVQVAGLDLAASENDITLSITQAYLNILLAKENIVYVRDVVATSEAQVKQEQQFYDAGTVALKDLIQLQAQLANDKYTLVAAENTHRQNMLTLKQILQLPPDTGFAVLEPDTIMSNPVLTTLSEARQTALDNRPEVKSSELSVESAKIGVLKARAGYLPTLSAGAGIGTSYTDNSYYSFMRQMDNNFYQQIGVTLSVPIFSKRANKVNEAVAKLEVGQAELTLQNTRTTLSYDVEQAYINVLNAQSQYDAAVEQLRYTQEAYRIANEQLKIGATNTTEVLVQKNLYIQALQSYIQAKYSSALYIRIYDFYRGVPVTL; this is encoded by the coding sequence ATGTTCAACAAACTCATAATCTTTTGTTTCTTTGTTTGTAAGTGTGCTCCTATACAGGCACAGGACTCCCTTCCACGGTGGAGCCTCCAGACCTGCCTTGATTATGCTAAAACGCATAATATCACACTGAATAGTTTACGTCTGAGCCGCAGTATTTCTGAACAGGACCTCTTGTTATCCCGGTCAGCAGTATTGCCCGGCGTATCGGCCTCCCTAGCACCTGCTGTGACCTATTCCAAGGTGACAGACTCGAATGGCGACCTCAGATCCCGGGTAACTACCTCGGGTACTACGGCCGCCAGTGCTTCCGTTACACTATACAATGGTGGGTATCTCAGAAATGATATTAAGCAAAAGCAGTTGCTGGTGCAGGTGGCGGGTCTGGACCTGGCGGCTTCGGAAAATGATATTACCCTGAGCATTACGCAGGCCTACCTGAATATTCTGCTGGCAAAGGAGAACATTGTGTATGTCAGAGATGTAGTAGCAACGTCGGAGGCCCAGGTAAAACAGGAGCAACAGTTCTATGATGCGGGTACGGTGGCACTGAAGGACCTTATCCAGTTGCAGGCGCAATTAGCCAATGATAAATATACACTGGTAGCGGCGGAGAATACTCACCGTCAAAATATGCTGACGTTAAAGCAAATATTGCAATTGCCACCGGATACGGGTTTTGCCGTGCTGGAACCGGATACAATCATGTCTAATCCTGTGTTGACCACTTTGTCAGAAGCAAGGCAAACAGCATTGGATAATCGTCCTGAAGTGAAAAGCAGTGAGCTGAGTGTGGAATCGGCTAAAATAGGGGTACTGAAAGCCCGTGCGGGTTATCTGCCTACATTGTCAGCAGGAGCAGGGATAGGGACCAGTTATACAGATAATAGCTACTATTCTTTCATGCGGCAGATGGACAATAATTTCTACCAGCAAATAGGCGTGACGCTCTCCGTGCCCATCTTCAGCAAGCGGGCGAACAAGGTAAATGAAGCGGTGGCAAAACTGGAAGTGGGGCAGGCGGAACTCACCCTGCAGAATACACGTACTACCTTATCTTACGACGTGGAGCAGGCTTATATCAATGTGCTCAATGCCCAGTCACAATATGATGCGGCTGTTGAGCAATTGCGGTATACACAGGAAGCCTACCGCATAGCGAATGAGCAATTGAAGATCGGCGCTACCAATACGACGGAAGTGCTGGTGCAGAAAAATCTCTACATACAGGCGTTACAGTCTTATATACAGGCTAAGTATAGTTCCGCGCTGTATATCAGAATCTATGATTTCTACAGGGGAGTACCTGTTACATTGTAA
- a CDS encoding efflux RND transporter periplasmic adaptor subunit, with translation MNKKVLIIILIVVAVLAVWFFFFRKKEMPVFIETEKPKYGHIYTSVTATGYVQPVDTVAVGTQVSGTLKYIYADFNSQVKKGQLIAELDKVLLQAEVDRNKGNLASSQSQLIYEEAQFKREEQLYNVGAVSKADYDNAKYLYQAAKASVESARASLATAKRNLFFTEIYSPIDGVVLSRSVSVGQTVAASFSTPTLFILAKDITKMQVQANVDEADIGNVKDSQRVSFTVDAFLEDEFSGKVEEIRLKPSVSSNVVTYTTIISAPNEDMKLKPGMTATVTIYTAEKYHALLVPAKALMFKPDSAMSKKFTVVSIAPAAAEKHKSSKPVTGGAQDTVRRQHADTSKVTTTYVWVRQGDSLVQRKVIIGLNDNTHAEVISGLTENDDVITAMTQEAESKGTKTSGSGSSPFMPQRRKR, from the coding sequence ATGAATAAAAAGGTCCTTATAATTATATTGATCGTGGTGGCTGTATTAGCCGTATGGTTTTTCTTTTTTAGAAAGAAAGAGATGCCGGTGTTCATTGAAACGGAAAAGCCGAAATACGGTCATATATATACGAGCGTCACAGCGACTGGATATGTGCAGCCAGTAGATACTGTAGCAGTAGGTACGCAGGTATCTGGTACGCTCAAGTACATTTATGCTGACTTTAATTCGCAGGTGAAGAAGGGCCAATTGATCGCTGAGCTGGACAAGGTATTGTTGCAGGCAGAAGTGGATCGGAACAAAGGTAATCTGGCCAGTTCGCAGAGTCAGTTGATCTATGAAGAAGCACAGTTCAAAAGAGAAGAACAACTATATAATGTAGGTGCGGTGAGCAAAGCAGACTATGACAATGCGAAGTACCTGTACCAGGCGGCGAAAGCAAGTGTGGAAAGTGCTCGGGCATCGTTGGCGACTGCGAAGCGGAACTTATTCTTTACAGAAATTTATTCACCGATTGACGGAGTCGTTTTGAGCCGTTCTGTGAGTGTAGGACAGACAGTGGCAGCAAGTTTTAGCACGCCTACGTTGTTTATATTAGCGAAAGATATTACGAAGATGCAGGTGCAGGCCAATGTGGATGAGGCGGATATAGGGAATGTAAAAGATAGTCAGCGTGTATCCTTTACGGTAGATGCGTTCCTGGAGGATGAATTTTCCGGCAAGGTAGAAGAGATACGCTTGAAACCTTCGGTGTCTTCAAATGTGGTTACATATACCACGATTATCAGTGCGCCGAATGAAGATATGAAATTGAAGCCGGGTATGACGGCAACGGTAACTATTTATACGGCAGAAAAGTATCATGCGTTATTGGTTCCTGCAAAGGCGTTGATGTTTAAGCCAGATTCAGCGATGTCAAAGAAATTTACAGTGGTGAGTATAGCACCTGCGGCGGCCGAGAAGCATAAGTCATCAAAGCCTGTAACGGGAGGGGCGCAGGATACAGTGAGGAGGCAGCATGCGGATACGTCGAAAGTAACGACTACTTATGTGTGGGTGAGACAGGGAGATTCGTTGGTGCAGAGAAAGGTGATTATTGGGTTGAATGATAATACGCATGCAGAGGTAATTTCAGGGTTGACAGAAAATGATGATGTGATAACGGCAATGACGCAGGAGGCGGAGAGTAAGGGGACAAAGACTTCAGGTTCTGGTAGTAGTCCGTTTATGCCGCAGCGGAGAAAACGATGA
- a CDS encoding ABC transporter ATP-binding protein, with translation MSKKILEIQQIKREFRMGTEIVRALKGVTFDVFAGEFITIMGSSGSGKTTLLNILGCLDKPTEGTYLLDGVNIGQLSRNELAQLRNRKIGFVFQSYNLLPRTSALENVELPLLYNMEISHEDRRKKAIHSLEAVKLAERMDHTPNQLSGGQQQRVAIARALVNEPVMILADEATGNLDTRTSYEIMALMQELNREQGKTIVFVTHEPDIAAFSSRTVMLRDGKVVKDTKNENVRSAKEALASLPVSDDY, from the coding sequence ATGAGCAAAAAGATACTGGAAATACAACAAATAAAAAGGGAGTTCCGCATGGGCACAGAAATTGTTCGAGCGCTCAAAGGCGTCACCTTCGATGTGTTTGCGGGGGAGTTCATCACCATCATGGGAAGCAGTGGCTCCGGTAAAACAACTTTACTAAACATACTGGGTTGTCTTGACAAACCTACAGAAGGCACATACTTACTGGATGGTGTAAACATCGGACAACTTTCCCGGAATGAACTGGCGCAGCTACGCAATCGTAAAATAGGGTTTGTGTTTCAGTCTTACAACCTGCTTCCGCGTACATCTGCATTGGAAAATGTAGAACTGCCTTTGCTGTACAATATGGAGATCAGTCATGAGGATCGTCGTAAGAAAGCCATACATTCACTGGAAGCGGTGAAATTGGCAGAGCGCATGGACCATACGCCCAATCAGCTATCTGGTGGACAACAGCAGCGTGTGGCCATAGCCCGTGCGCTGGTAAATGAACCTGTGATGATATTAGCGGATGAAGCGACGGGAAACCTGGATACGCGAACATCCTACGAGATTATGGCCCTTATGCAGGAGCTAAACAGGGAGCAGGGCAAAACAATTGTCTTCGTTACCCACGAACCGGACATTGCTGCATTTAGTAGCCGTACGGTCATGTTGCGTGATGGGAAAGTGGTGAAAGATACAAAGAATGAAAATGTAAGATCAGCAAAGGAAGCATTGGCTTCGCTGCCGGTCTCAGATGATTATTAA
- a CDS encoding ABC transporter permease: protein MNVLNLIRIAFKALLRNKLRAFLTMLGIIIGVAAVIAMVAIGQGSKESIQSQLSSMGSNMITILPSSNVAGGARLGGTSVNTLTIDDVKAIRKQAENVSAVSPAANSSGQSINGALNWPTTIYGVSPSYLDIRQWALKDGIPFSEEDVRASAKVCLLGQTVVTNLFPSGDNPIGKIIRFNNIPFQVIGVLEAKGQSSFGQDQDDAIIAPYTTVQKRILASIYFRTIYASAVNESASDAATDEITSILRKQHRLRAADEDDFQVRTMAELIATLSSTSNLLTILLTAIAGISLVIGGIGIMNIMYVSVTERTREIGLRMSIGARGIDILMQFLIEAIMISITGGIIGVVLGITSAKLITIFLSWPTLVSESSIVLSFLVCAATGVFFGYYPAQKASRLDPIEALRYE from the coding sequence ATGAATGTATTAAACCTCATCAGGATTGCTTTCAAAGCCCTGCTCCGCAATAAGCTGCGGGCTTTTTTGACCATGCTGGGTATTATCATCGGTGTGGCGGCTGTGATAGCTATGGTGGCGATTGGACAGGGGAGTAAAGAGAGCATTCAGTCCCAGTTATCCAGCATGGGATCCAATATGATCACTATTCTGCCCAGCAGCAATGTGGCTGGTGGGGCCAGGCTGGGAGGGACCTCAGTAAATACCCTGACTATTGATGATGTGAAGGCCATCCGTAAGCAGGCGGAAAATGTAAGTGCGGTATCGCCAGCAGCAAATAGCAGCGGACAATCGATCAATGGCGCGCTGAACTGGCCGACTACTATTTATGGCGTGAGTCCGTCTTATTTAGATATTCGTCAATGGGCCCTGAAGGACGGTATACCTTTCAGTGAAGAAGATGTCCGTGCATCAGCAAAAGTGTGTTTATTAGGTCAGACGGTAGTAACTAATTTATTCCCCAGTGGCGATAATCCTATTGGGAAAATCATTCGCTTTAATAATATTCCTTTTCAGGTAATAGGTGTGCTGGAAGCCAAGGGACAGAGCTCCTTCGGGCAGGATCAGGACGATGCGATCATTGCGCCGTATACGACTGTGCAGAAGAGGATATTAGCGTCTATTTATTTTCGAACCATCTATGCATCGGCGGTGAATGAAAGTGCTTCGGATGCGGCGACAGATGAGATCACGAGTATACTTCGCAAACAGCATCGACTGCGTGCAGCAGATGAGGACGATTTTCAGGTGCGCACGATGGCGGAGTTGATCGCTACATTGAGTTCTACGAGCAATTTGCTGACTATATTATTGACGGCGATAGCCGGTATTTCGTTGGTGATAGGAGGTATTGGGATTATGAATATCATGTATGTGTCAGTGACGGAGCGTACGAGGGAGATAGGGTTGAGGATGTCAATAGGCGCGAGAGGGATTGATATATTGATGCAGTTTTTGATAGAAGCGATTATGATTAGTATAACGGGAGGGATAATTGGGGTGGTATTAGGGATCACTTCTGCGAAGTTGATAACGATATTTTTGTCCTGGCCAACGTTGGTGTCGGAGTCGTCAATAGTGTTGTCATTTTTGGTGTGTGCGGCTACGGGGGTATTTTTTGGATATTATCCGGCACAGAAGGCATCGAGGTTGGATCCGATAGAGGCGTTGAGGTATGAGTAG